ttttgtttgttaattacaCAAAGGTTTGATGGTGGGCCCGTTCCGtggtttcttttcatttttactCCAAAGTTTGATGGTGGGCCCGATCCGTGGTTCCTTTTCGTTTTGTCAGCAATGGATTTGATTTGTCTCCCTTTTTTGTGGCATGAAATTTCCATGCTCCACTGAAGCAGTCCACCTTTAATATGAAAAAGATCATAACTTTACCACTGATGgtcaatttaatatttataacagAATTTATTGAATATGTAGCTCAAGGATCTTTGTTAAAACCAAATGATTTATCCAATTTGTCAGAATAtattttactgtaaattccttatattacgcgattAATTAATTCCGTGATCCCGCTgctttgtatcaaatcgcaGGAATATGAAATCGCGAACATGGAacttttttctctatttcttaTAGTcctcaactctcagaaaataatggcgagatttttaAATCCTCGaagggtgcttctcgcgattttacgcggatattaattcctcgtgtttaattaggaatctacagtatcttTTTGAAAAAGCTTATATTACTTAAATGGTTTATAATTGGGTCTGATTttcattaccccccccccccccccccctccccccccaaaaaaagtataaaacagAAGATAAAGTATTTTAGTTTAAAAGGTAAAATCAGGTTTCGTAAAATCAATTTGCAACAAGAAAGGACAACTCTCCATTAAAATTCTGAATAAAgagcaaattatttttttgcagGAAAAAATATCTAATCTCACTTTAATCAGGGCCTCTAATTGGGTTTTCCCAcacaaataaaacatatttttctgtCAATAAAGCAGTTAATAACATTTTGGCAGTAAAATTTGCAACAGGGAAATTGCAGCTCAAATTGATTCCATGTTAGCAATAATGTTTAACTATCATCAAGAGTTCAGTATGTACCATTACATCATTTGTTAAAGTAATTTAAAGAAGTGTAAACAAATTGGCTAGAAGAGCAAACAAATTGGCAAAAAACCCGAAGTTTCAAAGTCAAAGGTGAAGGAAACCAAACAATGCCAATGAGTTTGACTCAACAGCTGTATATCAAACATCAGGAGGTTTCTCAAAGCAATGAATGAATTCAATCTAGATTAACTtcgtttttaaaacatgcatcTGCACTTTTTTAAATACCTTTAAATGAACCTTGGTTAacatatattcttttttatgcCCTTGCATACACACACAAGGGGAAACTGATTAAGAGAAAATAACGAGATTTATTCTCTGTACTAGCTTACAGGAATGAGGTTATCTTTTTTGTTGTCCCGTTCAGCTTTCTCCAATTCTTCCGCAGACAGCAGAGCTAATCGAACATGGCTGACAATTCTCCTGGCTACCTCACTCATTGGTCGGTTCAGCACAACCTGTTTATATAGAAACGACAACATCAGACTCTATTAAATCTCAtgcaatttatttgatttttgtaaaaatcattgatataaacatgtaacatggtATCAATTTTCAAGCAGGCAGTTGTCAATTATCCAGATCAGAACCAGttttaaatgtatgaaaaattgcAGCCAATGAGAGATAAGGAGTTTGGAATTGTGTATTACATTGATTGCAACAATAGCAATTATAGCATTTAAGATATCACTGTTTGATGGACATCAAGTGCTAGCTTTACTCTAAAGAACAGCCTGAATATTGATAGAATAAACTTACAGCATTGACTGTGGCCCATTCTTTGATGTATTTAATAATGTCTGCTTCATCTAACATTAGCTCGTCAGATTTCAGAATCTCTATCAGGGCATCCTCTCCCAGTTCCTGGAAAGCCTTGGCTTTGAACACATTCTACAAAATTGAACCatcattaaatttcaattaaaccTCAATTAGATTTTAATCTTAGcactttttcatttatttttcttccagTAGGATACATGCACATTGTATACTTTAGAAATGTACGTAGCTTGGGAAATGGTTGACAGTTTATGTGCATGATTGAATTGCTTttcatgcatttaattaagaCACACCATGCACACAATCATGTCAGATTTTTCATCTCAATGATAaagatttccaaaaaatatcaataaattaatgaaatctaCTTCAAAACCAAATTAGATacaagtatgaagaaaatcacTTTTAAGTTTATACTCCTGACAGTTTTATGAACAAACAGTACGTATTTCTTTATCTCTTGCTTGAGTTATCTCCTTATACGATTGATGCACCCTAATGATCATATATTTAGCATGAATGATATACATGTTAGACacaactagaaaactgaccagtcaggaagggccccgctatgacaattaatatagagaagtgaaaaaaactttgaattccatcctctttatattaacaatgatgaaaaataaatgcccggcagaagatgtaaagaactggaatatataggatctcgtgatttgtagttggatatgattttcatccaacaattaaagtgtttttttcttgagccttagtgaggggataaaacacacaagttggataaaaatcatattatactacaaatcatgagattctatttatcccatattttatacaccgcaatcaatgtttacactgtttataaaactctacattatttttacttcattatgcctaggcaaatcccattgtaaagtcacaactgtggaatagcaaaaaaatatccaatgagtcatatccacgggataaagtgggttaacatgggatgaaataaaatttgttaaaaaaacaaagaattgataccaatgcaatgatacctaggctttgcctctattcaataaaactatcataaatcattgtgtacggtattttaaccaaaaaaaatatgaatattatatttcaaatccatatttcaaagaatgtacaaaatactacacatcattcaaaattgaccttaacttcaaaacaaagttcatttgcagacacaggcagtgcagtaattaatctcaatgtgacagataaagataaagcttaggattttcttcctgtggaaggttaattaatcccaaaggacaaatattgcacagccttccatgtatacaatggtaacattctcagcagttatctctctttgcccattcattctcagcagttatctctctttgcccattcttcttatgcatagttaggaatctaccccaccaccccagctccaaaccagaagacatagagaaccaaactaagcatcaaaatatgtatttctgcctactgaactaccataccaaatttgaacttgattgggcaaccataaaaaaagttattagaaaaaaacaggaaatttgtggacggaagagtgacagacggacggacggacagaaggacggacggacagagtgattactatagggcacccgcaaatccttgcggggccctaatccttgcggggccctaattaaaCAATTCAACtcattacattacatgtaactctGAAAATACACTGGTaatctgttatatacatgtacatactgttGTACAATTTACAAGAACTATATGTCTGTTTTAATGATCAAAAGTGCCTCGATCTATTTGGTTATACACAATTGCATaagaatatgatatttttttatttttacacagaaaaaaaaaattcaagtcggcgggaaaataaaaataaaagctaccttgagatcttttttttttcttcattttttttaaaaatagagtcggcgggtttgtaaacccatattaaaaaaaatgctggcctaatAATTCTCTATATTTACAAATTCCACTTGTATACTATGTGTGTTTATTCATATCATTAATATCAATGATTATAAAGCTTAATTATCGAAGATAAGTTCTCACAACCTGTAGCATAGGATAAAATGTAAATTCTACACACAGTGCTTAAAACTGGTAATTaatttttcctatatattgaACATCTCTAGTTTGCTCTTTTTTTGTGGTGTGTCTGTTTATGCTGTGATATCCCTGTGTGTTCCTCTTTGTAGCGGATTGTATGTATATGCTACTTATAGCTAGGACaatatataattgatattgTACCTCTGTGTGCTCCACTATGTAGCAGAGTGTATGCTACACTTCTctagtttgcaatttttttatgtggTGTGTCTGTTTAAATCTAAGTTGTCTACACAGTGTGATCCTCTCTGTAGCAGAGTGTATGCTACACTTAGCTAGGGCACTATATAATTGTATCTCTGTGTTATTCTATGTAACAGTGTATGCTACACCTACCTAAAACAATATATCATTGTACCTGTGTGTGCTCCTCTATGTAGCAGAGTGTATGCTACAGTACATTGTACTTCTGTGTGTTCCTCTATGTAGCAGAGTGTATGCTACACTTAGCTATGACAGTATATAATTGTACTTCTGTGTGCTCCACTATGTAGCACAGTGTATGCTTCACTTAGCCAGGAAGTATATAATTTTACTTCTCTGTGCTCCACTATGTAGCACAGTGTATGCTTCACTTAGCCAGGACAGTATATAATTTTACTTCTATGTGCTCCTCTATGTAGCAGAGTGTATGCTTCACTTAGCCAGGACAGCATATAATTTTACTTCTGTGTGCTCCACTATGTAGCACAGTGTATGCTTCACTTAGCCAGGACAGTATATAATTCTTCTGTGTGCTCCTCTATGTAACAATGTTATGCTACACTTAACTAGGACAGTAATTGTACCTCTGTGTGCTCCTCTATGTACCGAAGAGTATGCTCCTTCAGTTCCTGTTGACTATATGTAACAGCAGCCTGCATGCACTCACATGCATTCTGTACACTCAGATTGTCAATGAGGAAATCACCACACAACTGCAGATACAAAGAAAGAAGAATTTAGGAATTTACTTATCTGGAGAAAATATACTTTTATCATAGTCATATACAGCATGTATTACACAGATAAAAGACTAACAacttcattacatgtattaagctTAAACTCTTTGAAAAATACCCTGTGACTATAAAtcatcattgaaattttaaatctaaatctTGTACATTCATAAGTTtaggtttatttattttgcttcTAATGTaatgtgtttaaaaatcttgataCGTAATCCAGTTGTAAATATGAAGTTTACCTTCCTGAGTTCATCCAGTCCATATTCTAGAGCTGAAGCAAGTGTGTCAATCGCCTGCAATAATATCACAATTTACAATTTGTGCACATGCAGGGATGCAAATTAAACTATACTGTCTATGAGTAAGTAATTGTCCTTTATATGACTTAGTTGCAGTTTCTAAATATTCAGATTTGGTCATGTATTCATTTATATCAGTCCATATTACACAGTTTCTGAGATttcttataaacaaatcattttgattaaaaatgaaagtataCCCTTATCAATTTATTATACTTACTATCTTTGGTGTGAGTGTGACACAGTTAGTGTATATAAACTCCATCATTGCTGTAAAAATTTCTGGTGATATGTCAGTCAGAACAAATGGTACGTTGGCATTTTGTGCCCCCTCTCCTTTCTGTGCCTGATCGTTGAACATAGCCTTAAACACAGCACATCGTGTGGACAGAATGCATCTGTGAGCGTATATTGGTTTTCTGTTTGGTCCTATTAGAAACTTGATGTCACTGTAAGCAAGCAagcaaaatatcatattatctAGTGAGAACAATCAAACTGCACAGCAATCACTATTAACACATATTAACAGAATAACATATTCTATTTTACAGTTTGATACATGATGTAGATACCTGTATGAGAAGGACTAATTTAAGATGAGACTATACATatgaacagtaaaaaaaattacatgcttGAGGAAGAAAACAATGAAGGAATAACCTCAGTCAGCACATGAAAGGGtgtgggttggggggggggggtgtgaattAATAACTCAGCCATCATAatttcaaacaagaaaaaataatgcaatttgatattttgaaatttgttttgtaaacctTGTACAAAACTTGTTGTGTGTGTTTTACATGGAACAACCATCTATTGTGCATTGTTCTCTGGTACATTCAGCAATGTTTAATTTGTGCACAATTCCTCTTACCTGTGGTCTTTGCAATTAACCAACTTCTTCATTTGTGCCGCAAAATCCAGTATATGTCCCTTCATTAATTTTTCGTTGGCCATTTTTCTTCACTTGTACAAATCAAAAAGGGAAAGTAGGGAAAACGTTATCAGATAACGAAAGTTTGCAGTGTTGTCAAGCACTTGCACCGGAAGTATAATCACAATTTTACCTCATGGCATAGGAGAGTTCCACAAATGGAGTAAGCAGTAGACACAGTTTTGCAATTTGGGGGGTTATTCTGGGATTTGCGCTAATTTATACATTACTTATTCAATTCAGTTAAATAAGTATAGTTTTtgaggtgttttttttcttaggaAAAAAGTGTCTTTACCATTTTTCGTTGTTTTACCTTGCAATGCAAAGTCTGTTTATAATTTACAGTATCAGCTGACAATATCATGAATATGTATTTACATCATGTACATGGTCTGTAGATCTTCGATGTAATATCTGACTTGAAAACCATTTCAACAACTGACAACACTTATTTAAATTACaggtaataaataatatttgtacGATTTGTATTTCAAATCCAATTATTTCCAGATCGTAGACATATACACATTATATATTCACTGATTTAGAAATGTTTGTACatagaaattgaaaagaaaatgctttaatttgaataaaagcagaattatttcatttatttagttctttttaaatatatccatTCTTTCAAATATTGAGATAATTTATCccaatttttgttttagttttttttagtcCATTAGTGACAATACCTGGCCTTCAGGtgttaacaggaagatgaactATGCCAGGTACCTCACTCGTGTCAGCGCGGCCAGACAGCACTCAGCCATTCGAGTTCTCAGTAAGTCACCAAGCTGACCTACAGTAGAGGAGGGAGTTAAGAACCATATTAACAAGACCTTGAACTTTCGgcaagatgtacatgtaactatctatCTGCATGaaaacaagtgaaaaatgaTGCTGGTTTCATTTGAAATATGCACAAAATTCATAGTCTTAGCTTACAAGCCAgaaaaatcttgttgatttcaaagagccatggttgaatggcctacaatgaaatagacaggcctacatcaAATTGCTTTTGAACATAGCttcccaaagtccaagctcttgtgaaagtgatttcattttctgtataattaatatattgaaatatgttGTCTATGTCTATGTTGTCTATGTCTAGGtatgttttgttatatatatttaaatttcacatattttttgcttgtaaagtgtgCTGAAAGCTACGACATTTATAACactgtaacacacacagggtattcaaaggttaaaatgatgagtcttattatgacgtcataaacgcTGAACGCTATAAACTGCAACGTCAGAagcaaaaatcaaagttcacgcttgtggctgttacagtgacTTTTCTATTACCGGGGTATTATGAATTAACTTAGCCAGAGAATAAAatagtaattttattaaatgtataattaatcacatttgcagacaaggcgagaagtttaaaaaatgtaaatacgagcattaaaccattattttttgaaagatacagtctcataactgcagtgATGTGtgcattaaaaacaaattatatttcttaaaaatgaaatagatgtTAATGCAGATATACACCCGGCttatgatttgttaacactgTTTTCATTACCGCACATCATAGCTGATCGCAGAGAACATTTTAGCCTGCAGACATCAAATTACACAGAAAAGAGCAAGTCCAATTAAAATACATATCtcttttttctatataaatatgaaataaacataCTTTCATTTCTGTTAAAAATGATGCATAAAAAAGGAATAATAATGCATCAAAGTTATTGTTTATGCAGGTATACACACTCTgagatttaatatattcgatTTACAGGTAAATACCGGTATGTAACATTAActttcatgcgcggatccagaaaatttttccagggggggtccgaaggataattgtgtttgccagggggggtccgaggcatattttcgtgataattttactatgtaaatttaataaattttcattttccaggggggtcgggacccccccgacccccccccctctagatccgcgcatgacttTGTTCAGGTAAACTTTTAtagtttacattaatttttcattttaactgcttaaatttatatgaattacatgtatatatgtatttactaaataaatattgtttaattttgaaggaaagaattataaaatttgtatcATGATAGAATACTGGATAggattttacatattttgttcgCCAACTTGTTGTATACTGCGCATTGAACAACctgtaaatttgaaataaatttacttgttatgaaaaggcacgaaacgattaacatgataggataaacggaaaaactgttgaaattgaatGATAAACGACTAGCTGATAGGATATatgcacgataggataggattcaaGCACGATAGAACAGAATACACGCTTGATACTATAgttaggattgatacacgatacaaTAGGACTGATACATGATATGATAggataggattttaaaaattatatcgtgggtaaaataaattgtgtttctTAATTTCACTAGActcatatttaaatttaaaattatctaaaataaaGTGAATGTAAGGCGCATTGTTTTGAATTAATGAAGCACCAGGCACTTGTAACAAAGATAAGTTATTCTACAATCACAACATGTTTGTGACTAAACATACATTGACAAGTCCTCATATTCGTATAAGCTGGACAATTGTCATGTTCAAACTGTTGGAAGCCTGCATATATATttacgtatatatatacatgtatcctcTTTAAGAATTggataatatttcatattacaGTGAACTTTATAAATAGAGAGTTGTTCTTATTTCTGAATTGGTTAATTAAACCATGGATTACAAAAGATTTCTAACCGTGTCAAGTTTAAAACGGGAGGATAACTACATGCGTAAAGTGTCAGAAGATTTTGTCAATGGTTTGTAATCAACTTAGATTCTTAATAATTATAACAATTACATATCTCACTTTGTTAGGTAATGAAAGATTTTGTTGTGTTATCGATGTCTGTCTTgctattagaattacatgtagagCTGAATAAGAAGCCTTAAATCCAAAGACGGGGCAGAGAAGTTGATTCattaatgaacaaatttttAGTTTTCAATCTTTATGGAAGTTTTAATAGCTTAATATTGCGAAGCTCGGTGGAGCAAagagaaaattcaaatttgtagCCCCAAGTCGCACcatacatgtgcatgtaattGGCATTGTTTAGTGTGACTTTTATTGATTCATCACAATTTTCAatacatttaaatgatttaattgattaaataattaCTGATAGATGCTCCAATCAAACTTTTTCTAATGTTGCGTCACCAGATGTGGcatctttttaaatcattttgtatGCACCTCTTGAGATTTGATCTTCAGTGAATTGAAATGCCAGTGTTCCATACAGACCATTTGCAGGAATATCTGGgttgcgttcaagatcgtagcagctagctagcctagccgctgggtcgtagatatctaggtctattgaaCGGACTGCTAGTTAGTAGTTAGCCGCTGAGTTCTCtgatttgaagttggaaatattcaactaaTTACATggacataatttgttaattccAAGCGGAAATATGcatgttaaaatttgtttaaagttAAGGATGAACAAAACATCACTAAGTAAatagatttcatgtttgttacaaagtggtaaccaactaaggtggccatcttgaatttgatgcttaACTTAAAATATTTAGGTTATGAATATCTacgtagcggctaggctagcttgCCGTTCAACTACATAGCCCTATGTAGCAGCTacatcttgaacgcagcccagaACTTTCTATTAGGCctaaaaacttatttaaattaCCATATAGTTATCTAGGTTAAGTTATGGTAGTACAACATTATTCTAGTcagtaaaactttaaataacAACATATGATACTTATTTTGTCTATAgaggaaataaaatgtatgCTAAGTCACACATTGACACAGACTAGTTCTAAAACTTGATTTGTAACCAGATGAAGTTGCTCTTTGCAGAAAAGTTTCGTTATTAATTGATCCTTTATCGAATACAGTAACATCATTATCTCAAATAAGATGGGACTGGTTTTAAGCTTCGAGATAGccgagtatttgagatatcaaggataaaatactttaattgTTTAAGTTTAATTGTTGTGacttaaaaattactttgacatatccattgtattcgagatatcggtgttcACGATaccaaagttcaactgtatttacTTCCTCTTGTTGATGTGATATCTGATATGATTCAAACTTAATTGAACCAGGTGATGACAATTGTTACCTGTTGTTTTTATCTTATATTATGTCATAAACATTAAGAGCTCATTGTGGCCAAGGAGAATTTTCAGGATTCTCACATCATTACATACATGTTATTCAAAAAATTGGTGTTTGAGATATCAAATAAGTTCATCTGTATTTTACGATGAAATTGTATACTTCCTTTGACAGGGACATTAACATTATCTGTTCCATGTTGTGTACTTACACACCAGAAACCCTCCTTGTCCTAAATGTTTACCAAAAGGTATAAATTAGAAACCTTTGTCTGCCCATTAGTGTCATTTTATAACTATTGGAGgaaacttttattttgttttagttttataaCTTCTTAGCTCACCTGACCCAGTTTAAGGCTCAAATGAGGCAAATCTTTTGttgacttttcacatttt
This portion of the Magallana gigas chromosome 7, xbMagGiga1.1, whole genome shotgun sequence genome encodes:
- the LOC105345463 gene encoding BTB/POZ domain-containing protein 19, which gives rise to MANEKLMKGHILDFAAQMKKLVNCKDHSDIKFLIGPNRKPIYAHRCILSTRCAVFKAMFNDQAQKGEGAQNANVPFVLTDISPEIFTAMMEFIYTNCVTLTPKIAIDTLASALEYGLDELRKLCGDFLIDNLSVQNACECMQAAVTYSQQELKEHTLRYIEEHTENVFKAKAFQELGEDALIEILKSDELMLDEADIIKYIKEWATVNAVVLNRPMSEVARRIVSHVRLALLSAEELEKAERDNKKDNLIPVDCFSGAWKFHATKKGDKSNPLLTKRKGTTDRAHHQTLE